gacatgAAGATCATGACCAGACTGCCCCTCAGGAAGCAGGCGTAGGTGGCCTTCACCATGCCAACCAGTTGCACTGTCAACAGGAAGAGAAGGATGTTCCACAGGCGCCCGCGGTAGAACAGGTGGATCACTGTGGCAACCAGGAAGAAGGGGAAGAAACCCGTCACCACAGACTCGTATGTCATCCAAAGGCTGTGCTTGTGGAACCAAAGGGCGTTGTACAGCCACTCTCTGAAGTAGGACTTGCTCCAGCGGGTCTGCTGGTTGAGCCAGCGGAGGTAGCGCGTTGGCGTTTCAGTCTGGCACTTGGAGCGGGCCGTGAACTTGGTCTTGTAACCAAAGCTCAGCACGCGGTTGGTGAGGTGGCGGTCGTCACCGAAGCTGCACTTGCTGCCCAGGAAGGTCTGGTGGTACCATGGCTCCAGGAACTGCTGCAGCAGGGAGTTGCGGTACATGCCCAGGGGACCACTGATACACTGCACACAGCCAAAGTAGGACTGGCAGGCCCGCTCCACGTTGAAGGCCATCCAGTAACGaacactgctcaggaaggagatccACGAGTCATACTTATTCAGGATCTGAAGGGAAACCGAGACAAGTGAGGAGAAACTGTTACTGGTGATTCAGTAGAACTAGTAAGTACATTTAGAAAGGATGACAATAACAACAATGTGACGGGTCTTCTTAGAGAAAGAAGTCTCTCACCTGAACATCTCCACCTACTCCGCCCACCTTTGCATCCTCTTCTAGAATCTTCAGCATCTCTATGGTGCACGCTGGATCCAGAACTGTGTCTGAATCACACACCTGCAAAGCCACACATACACAGGTGCATTATTTCCATCCTTATAATATAACTGACATGGAGCCAAGTTGGTGGTAATGGGATTGGCTTTGACAGTAGATTAATCTAATTTGCTTATCCCATCACACAATCAGCTATTGATCTTACTATGATTGCTGTAGGGATGATATGTGTGCAATACACACTGATGTGGTCTACATTAATAAATTAGTGATTAAGTGTTTATAAATGATTGCGAAAGACCCAAGAATGAAGGCTTAGTGCCACAGCAGGTGTTTCAGGTCCCCTGTGTTTCATCAGGTGCCACTCAAGTTAGCTGGAAGAAATTAGAGACTTCTGACAGCACACAGGTGTTCAAGAAGCATACAGAAGAGATTCAGCTAAACAACTGAACTTTGACCCTGGAAATCcagtaatatactgtattatTGCTCTATGTATACAGTATGCAAGCCCAGGAGCAATGCAGACATTTCAATCAGTTGCTATAATAAGTAACACTTGAGAGGGTATAAAAGAGTACCCACTTGGGAGGGGGAAAAAATGCTGTTCGTGACTGGCCTTTGAGTAATGGGATTACCTCTgtgcgcgtatgtgtgtgtgtgcgcgtgtgtgtgtgtctgttcgcaGCTTTGAGATATTGCTCTGTAATGGAAGAGCATCGATACAAGGCCTTGTGCCAAAGTCTGTGGAGACTCAGTCACAAGGAGATAAGGTTACCTATTTATATCAAGCAGGACAGAGGACCCGTTGAGAGATGCAAAATTTAAACACAGAGAGACTTACCTGCATATAGTCCACAGAGTCTCCCAGGGCTTTGAAGGCTGTGTACatcacctctctcttccccccccacTCCTGCATGATACAGGAGTAGCGGCAGCCTCTCACTAGCCTGGCCACACGTGCAGCCTCCTGCGCATGCAGGGACGCTGCTCCAGTCCCCCCTCtgcccacccctccacccccgtCACTGTGGTAGTTCCCCTTCCACACCACGCTGCCAGCCTGGTCCACTCCACCCATCACCTCCTGGAAGATGTCCATCATGTAGTGGTCCTCCGGCCTGTTCCcgtccaccaccagcaccaccttcAGGCTGGGGAAGGAGATGCGGCGCACGCTGCAGAGGCACTTCCTCAGGTAGTCTGGGTCCTCCTGGTAGGCTGCGATGCACAGGGCCACAGAGCGCCGCAGGTGCTGGGGCCGGGCGGGGCTGCGCATGTGTCTGTGCTCCAGGAAGGCAAACAGGCTCTGGAGGAAAAGATGCAGGGACAGGATGGCTCCGTACAGGCCGAAGGACAGGTGGTGCTGCTCTGTGTGGATGAACTGATAGCCAGTCACATAGGCCAGCAGGATCCCAAACAGGACCACCGCGGCGAAGAGGGTGGTGGTTACGATATGCAGCACAGTCCTACAGCGAGAGGGCATCtgggggggaaaggagaggggaaggagtcaGGATGGGGACAGACAGAAATGTCGGAGGACAGACAGAGCTCAGGTTGGGTTTGGAGGgaggcaaaacaagaaaccacATGTGTTTAAGAAAATCCAAAGCAGGTAATACACTTTGAGATGCCTTATATGAATCCATCAAATATCATTTTTAGCCAGGCCTTGAATGTATAAATACATGTGGTTGGGTTTGTTTAGTGGTGAATCTATTTTATATTGCCCACATCAGTAGTTGTCCATACAGTAATAGAGAACACTCAGGGCTAGCTCACATAGGCTTGCCCTGATAAGCTCCTAGGAACTGCGGGCAGATGATGAGGTCACAGGTTTACATGTGTAGACATGTTTATTGGCTCCCTTATTTTGGTAAATGTAATTGTAATTTCCTGTCACACCCTTAACGACCAGTACTCttctgaaacatacactaactagGCTATCCACTGTTCATAACACTAAATAATGGGATGGCTACGTCGAAAAGTAAAGATTAAGATTCAAGCAATACCCACATTTTTCCAAATGAAAGAATGTGAAAGACCTCACCTAAAAAATGCAGAATAAACACGGAGAAACAACATAGCCATTTACAACCTTTAAACAATCTCTGGAAATGATGCCTAGTTTATCAGTTGGCCTTCATTTTCCTGACAGACAGAAACAACTTGCTAGAGTAACTTCTGTCTGGCATCTCCAGCAGTCTTCAGACTcagtcag
The Salmo salar chromosome ssa16, Ssal_v3.1, whole genome shotgun sequence DNA segment above includes these coding regions:
- the LOC106573695 gene encoding hyaluronan synthase 3-like, with the protein product MPSRCRTVLHIVTTTLFAAVVLFGILLAYVTGYQFIHTEQHHLSFGLYGAILSLHLFLQSLFAFLEHRHMRSPARPQHLRRSVALCIAAYQEDPDYLRKCLCSVRRISFPSLKVVLVVDGNRPEDHYMMDIFQEVMGGVDQAGSVVWKGNYHSDGGGGVGRGGTGAASLHAQEAARVARLVRGCRYSCIMQEWGGKREVMYTAFKALGDSVDYMQVCDSDTVLDPACTIEMLKILEEDAKVGGVGGDVQILNKYDSWISFLSSVRYWMAFNVERACQSYFGCVQCISGPLGMYRNSLLQQFLEPWYHQTFLGSKCSFGDDRHLTNRVLSFGYKTKFTARSKCQTETPTRYLRWLNQQTRWSKSYFREWLYNALWFHKHSLWMTYESVVTGFFPFFLVATVIHLFYRGRLWNILLFLLTVQLVGMVKATYACFLRGSLVMIFMSLYSLLYMSSLLPAKIFALLTINKAGWGTSGRRKIVVNFIGAVPVTVWGAVLLGGVAYTIYCETQEPFSETEKALLIAGVILYACYWLILLVLYLAIVAKRCNKREEQYHLPYAEA